In Pseudobythopirellula maris, a single window of DNA contains:
- a CDS encoding nucleotide pyrophosphohydrolase — MPTDTPPSSDQTTTVAELRELVDEFVAEREWSCYHSPKNLAMSIAIEAAELMEHFQWIGDDESRAVADDPQRRAAAGEELADVIGYALAMSNALGLDLSETIRDKMRKNHAKYPAEVYRGRPSYERPNGKQPPAGG, encoded by the coding sequence ATGCCCACGGATACGCCCCCCTCTAGCGATCAAACGACCACCGTGGCCGAGCTGCGTGAGCTTGTCGACGAGTTCGTCGCCGAGCGCGAATGGTCGTGCTACCACTCGCCTAAGAATTTAGCGATGTCGATCGCCATCGAGGCGGCCGAGCTGATGGAGCACTTCCAGTGGATCGGCGACGACGAGTCGCGCGCCGTAGCCGACGACCCGCAACGACGGGCCGCCGCCGGCGAGGAGCTGGCCGATGTGATCGGCTACGCCCTGGCGATGTCCAACGCGCTGGGCCTCGACCTGTCGGAGACTATCCGCGACAAGATGCGGAAGAACCACGCGAAGTACCCCGCCGAGGTCTACCGCGGACGCCCCAGCTACGAGCGACCGAACGGCAAACAACCGCCGGCTGGTGGCTGA
- the rimI gene encoding ribosomal protein S18-alanine N-acetyltransferase, whose translation MAMTMSTKLRVHIRWMIRRDMTEVLDIERLSFEFPWLEEDFIRSLRQRNCIGMVAEQGDRVVGFMIYELHKTRLHLLNFAVAPNVRRRAVGDQMIRKLVGKLSSQRRTKITLEVRETNLDAQLFFRQSGFVAVDVLRDYYDDSPEDAYLMQLTHETKSHSMMDGGYRRLAG comes from the coding sequence ATGGCGATGACGATGAGCACGAAGCTCCGTGTCCATATCCGTTGGATGATCCGCCGCGACATGACCGAGGTGCTCGACATCGAGCGCCTGAGTTTTGAATTCCCGTGGCTGGAAGAAGACTTCATCCGCAGCCTGCGGCAACGCAACTGCATCGGCATGGTCGCCGAGCAGGGCGACCGGGTCGTGGGCTTCATGATTTACGAGTTGCACAAGACAAGGCTGCACTTGCTGAATTTCGCCGTGGCTCCGAACGTCCGCCGTCGCGCGGTCGGCGACCAGATGATCCGCAAGCTCGTCGGCAAGCTCTCGAGCCAACGCCGCACGAAGATCACGCTCGAGGTGCGTGAGACGAATCTCGACGCCCAGCTGTTCTTCCGGCAGAGCGGTTTCGTGGCGGTCGACGTGCTCCGCGACTACTACGACGATTCGCCCGAAGACGCCTACCTGATGCAGCTCACGCACGAGACGAAGAGCCACTCGATGATGGATGGCGGGTACCGCCGGCTCGCTGGGTGA